A genomic region of Ehrlichia japonica contains the following coding sequences:
- the ftsA gene encoding cell division protein FtsA: MLHSAVITDPRRGVFAIVDLGSTKIVCFLFRISHNNDLEIIGIGYKASEGISGGTITDMESAKCSILSCIESAKGMAQEPIISQVFVNISGCDIDSASIINEISVTMHEISDADIRNIMLQTYDKCHNGQVVLHNIPIVYCLDDLNNITELRGLYGSRLKASMHVITASKSALLNIENCITSCSNLNVVGCIAEPYASGLSCLTDDEKELGAMVMDIGGRYTSIGIFNKGRLIYVDSVPLGGIHITNDIAYGLCISVKDAERIKVLYGDAMLISPDKDGIIEADIGEDEVISVVRSDLGKIIRPRVEEIFNVVKSRIAKQKNLINRIIITGGSSQLTNIKEVASHVFKKQVRIGLPIELKGITHDYKYNPSFSAAIGTVLLISNRIHTKRKNTPKKGNMLKKFLRLIAVKIDKLV; this comes from the coding sequence GCATAGGGTATAAAGCTTCCGAAGGAATTAGTGGTGGTACTATTACTGATATGGAATCTGCAAAGTGTTCTATATTGTCTTGCATAGAATCAGCAAAGGGAATGGCACAAGAACCAATAATAAGTCAGGTTTTTGTGAATATTTCTGGGTGTGATATTGATTCTGCAAGTATTATTAATGAAATTAGTGTAACAATGCATGAAATTTCAGATGCTGATATTAGAAATATTATGTTGCAAACTTATGATAAATGTCATAACGGACAGGTTGTACTTCATAATATTCCAATAGTGTACTGCCTTGATGATTTAAATAATATTACAGAGTTGAGAGGGTTATATGGAAGTAGACTAAAAGCTAGTATGCATGTAATTACTGCTTCAAAGTCTGCATTGTTAAATATAGAAAACTGTATTACTAGTTGTAGTAATCTAAATGTAGTTGGATGTATAGCAGAACCTTATGCTTCAGGGTTATCATGTCTTACTGATGATGAAAAAGAACTTGGAGCGATGGTTATGGATATTGGTGGTAGGTATACATCTATTGGTATTTTTAATAAAGGAAGATTAATATATGTAGATAGTGTACCTTTAGGTGGTATTCATATTACCAATGATATTGCATATGGATTGTGTATAAGTGTTAAAGATGCTGAACGTATAAAGGTGTTATATGGGGATGCTATGCTAATATCTCCAGATAAAGATGGTATAATAGAAGCTGATATTGGTGAAGATGAAGTTATTTCAGTTGTGCGTTCTGATTTAGGAAAAATAATTAGGCCTAGGGTAGAAGAAATCTTTAATGTAGTAAAAAGTAGGATAGCAAAGCAAAAGAATTTGATTAATAGGATAATAATTACAGGTGGTTCAAGTCAGTTGACTAACATTAAAGAAGTGGCAAGCCACGTATTTAAAAAGCAAGTGAGAATAGGATTACCTATAGAATTAAAGGGGATTACTCATGATTATAAATACAATCCATCATTTTCTGCAGCAATAGGTACAGTTTTATTAATTTCGAATAGAATACATACTAAGAGAAAAAATACACCTAAAAAGGGCAACATGCTAAAGAAATTTTTAAGATTGATTGCGGTAAAAATTGATAAACTAGTGTAA
- a CDS encoding ATP synthase subunit B, giving the protein MISTYFVTNLAFCIGALSAFWPLYKKIKQSLSSMSNKLKQEVMLPCDIQKQSQNLLDSAIAQNYETEKTITEILKKAQEEYNLIISSNKKDIEHIIEKHLDTAVQKISDQVSSMVQSLKLNSVDIATSAIQELIKEYNNDHQKQDNSGVLSTLDRDLRKKLH; this is encoded by the coding sequence ATGATATCTACATATTTCGTTACCAATCTTGCGTTTTGCATTGGAGCCTTATCAGCCTTTTGGCCATTGTATAAAAAGATCAAACAATCTCTGTCTTCTATGTCAAACAAACTAAAACAAGAAGTTATGTTGCCTTGTGACATTCAAAAACAATCTCAAAATTTGTTAGATAGTGCAATAGCTCAAAATTATGAAACTGAAAAAACCATCACTGAAATTCTAAAGAAAGCACAAGAAGAATACAACCTTATCATTTCATCTAACAAAAAAGATATTGAGCATATTATAGAGAAGCATCTTGATACAGCTGTACAAAAGATATCTGACCAGGTATCATCGATGGTTCAATCATTAAAATTAAATAGTGTTGATATAGCAACAAGTGCTATTCAAGAATTAATCAAAGAATACAATAACGATCACCAAAAACAAGATAACAGTGGTGTTCTTTCTACACTAGATCGTGATCTAAGGAAAAAATTACACTAG
- a CDS encoding ATP synthase subunit B: MDIIPQLDVTSYPSQLFWFFLSFGVLYLVLSRNILPKIENVIKKRYTITTGAINYVQNNLNLAQDELSKQLFSLDEAKAEANRIISSALQEVKNTNADLMTMLDEEIQKMSSMADEHMYNLKCQTEQELIDLTCEIALTYYNKILGSEYADKNKLRDITTRLYREKT; this comes from the coding sequence ATGGATATAATACCTCAATTAGATGTAACATCTTATCCTTCTCAGTTATTTTGGTTTTTCTTGTCTTTCGGTGTTTTATATTTAGTACTTAGTAGAAACATTTTACCAAAGATTGAAAACGTTATAAAAAAAAGGTATACCATTACAACAGGTGCTATAAATTATGTTCAAAATAACTTAAACCTTGCGCAAGACGAATTAAGTAAGCAGTTATTTAGTCTAGATGAAGCAAAAGCTGAAGCAAACAGGATTATAAGTTCTGCTCTTCAAGAGGTAAAGAATACTAATGCGGATCTAATGACCATGTTGGATGAAGAAATACAGAAAATGTCTAGTATGGCAGACGAACATATGTACAACTTAAAGTGTCAAACAGAACAAGAATTAATAGATCTTACATGCGAAATAGCTCTGACGTATTATAACAAAATATTAGGCAGTGAATATGCTGACAAAAATAAGTTACGTGATATAACTACTAGATTATATAGGGAGAAAACATGA
- a CDS encoding F0F1 ATP synthase subunit C has product MESLKFIAVGLSVFGMVASALGVANIFSTMLNGLARNPETEDKLKKYVYTGAALVEAMGLFSFLLALLLIFVA; this is encoded by the coding sequence ATGGAATCTTTGAAGTTTATTGCTGTAGGGTTGAGTGTTTTTGGTATGGTTGCTTCTGCTTTAGGAGTGGCAAATATATTTTCTACTATGCTTAATGGTTTAGCACGTAATCCCGAAACAGAAGATAAATTAAAAAAATATGTTTATACAGGCGCTGCTTTAGTTGAAGCTATGGGTTTATTCTCTTTTCTTTTAGCCCTATTATTAATTTTTGTAGCTTAG
- a CDS encoding F0F1 ATP synthase subunit A, protein MSANPLDQFKILTIFKLPSIGGYNIDFTNASLFMVLSTLIISLFCYVGLRKESILPNGIQLIIEMIYNFIVSTIESNVGKEGLQYIPLVFTMFIFIATCNLLGILPLGFTVTSHIAVTFAMSMVVFISVTVIGFKHQGTHFLRILLPKGTPGWLAPMMVFIELFAYCARPISLSIRLAANMIAGHTIIKVIAGFVIKMNIFLTPLPMIFIVILIGFEIFVAILQAYIFTVLTCVYLSDAINEH, encoded by the coding sequence ATGTCAGCAAACCCTTTAGATCAGTTTAAAATTTTAACTATATTTAAGTTACCTAGCATTGGTGGGTACAATATAGATTTTACCAATGCATCATTATTTATGGTATTATCTACACTTATAATTTCTCTTTTTTGTTATGTTGGATTAAGAAAAGAAAGTATCTTACCAAATGGAATACAATTAATCATTGAAATGATTTATAACTTTATTGTTTCCACAATAGAAAGTAATGTTGGCAAAGAAGGGTTACAATATATCCCTTTAGTTTTTACAATGTTTATATTCATCGCAACATGTAATTTATTAGGTATTTTACCATTAGGGTTTACTGTAACTAGCCACATTGCAGTAACATTTGCAATGTCTATGGTTGTATTTATTAGTGTAACAGTAATAGGGTTCAAACATCAGGGAACACACTTTCTACGTATATTATTACCAAAGGGTACACCAGGCTGGTTGGCTCCAATGATGGTCTTTATTGAACTGTTTGCATATTGTGCACGTCCTATAAGTTTATCAATACGTCTTGCTGCCAATATGATAGCAGGACATACTATAATCAAAGTAATAGCAGGGTTTGTAATAAAAATGAATATATTTCTTACCCCTCTACCTATGATTTTCATTGTTATTTTAATTGGATTTGAAATATTTGTTGCAATATTACAGGCATATATATTCACAGTATTAACTTGCGTGTACTTATCAGATGCAATCAATGAACACTAA
- a CDS encoding iron-containing alcohol dehydrogenase, producing MYDSFLKQVLVDQNFCALESVVSAIKSMHVGRKICDNICDIVKQYGNNGFIVTDVDIVSLLSRVVLDNFKHFIIPRWSCASQKLVELIKEKSQDSDVLVSFGSGTINDICKYVSYITDKSYISFPTAPSMNGYTSSNASIMLNNGSKKSLQSHLPKAIYIDIDIIVNAPMRLIISGFADFICRSTVQADWLLSHLLLGSDYTELPFLISKESENALINDYLGLIKRDEYSIMVLMQALLLSGLGMFIVGGSQSASQGEHMIANTIELLQKNDMPFFHGELIGVSMATMTCLQHRMLKSAPRFYPTLMNDGNVKQYFNAQYAKEFCDILAQKFINQQKADYLNSLVRDRWSFIVEEITEKTLSNVLVKEMLINIDCPNKPEHIGWNASKYSKAVEFAFVTRPRFTFLDIAHHARLPIIENI from the coding sequence ATGTATGATAGCTTTCTAAAGCAAGTTCTAGTTGATCAGAATTTTTGTGCATTGGAATCAGTAGTCAGTGCAATAAAGAGTATGCATGTTGGTAGAAAGATATGTGACAATATATGTGATATAGTTAAACAATATGGTAATAATGGTTTTATAGTTACAGATGTTGATATTGTTTCCCTATTAAGTAGGGTTGTGCTTGATAATTTTAAACATTTTATTATTCCGCGTTGGTCTTGTGCTTCTCAAAAATTAGTGGAGTTAATTAAAGAAAAATCTCAGGATTCAGATGTTTTAGTATCTTTTGGTAGTGGTACAATTAATGATATTTGTAAATATGTGAGTTACATTACAGATAAAAGCTATATATCATTTCCAACAGCTCCTTCTATGAATGGTTATACTTCGTCTAATGCATCTATAATGCTGAATAATGGGTCTAAGAAATCATTACAATCTCATTTACCTAAAGCTATATATATAGATATTGATATTATCGTCAATGCTCCGATGAGATTAATAATAAGCGGATTTGCTGATTTCATTTGTAGATCTACAGTACAAGCAGATTGGTTATTGTCACATTTATTGTTAGGAAGTGACTATACTGAGTTACCATTTTTAATTAGTAAAGAAAGTGAAAATGCATTAATCAATGACTATTTAGGATTAATAAAACGTGATGAGTATAGTATTATGGTTTTAATGCAGGCATTGCTTTTGTCAGGATTAGGTATGTTTATTGTAGGAGGAAGTCAATCTGCTAGTCAAGGTGAGCATATGATTGCTAATACTATAGAACTTTTACAAAAAAATGATATGCCCTTCTTTCATGGTGAATTGATTGGTGTAAGTATGGCGACTATGACATGTTTACAACATAGAATGTTGAAATCAGCACCAAGGTTTTATCCTACCTTGATGAATGATGGAAATGTAAAACAGTATTTTAATGCACAATATGCTAAGGAATTCTGTGATATACTGGCTCAGAAATTTATTAATCAACAAAAAGCAGATTACTTAAATAGCTTGGTTAGAGATAGATGGTCTTTTATTGTTGAGGAGATTACAGAAAAGACATTATCTAATGTGTTAGTGAAAGAAATGCTGATTAATATAGATTGCCCAAATAAACCAGAACACATTGGATGGAATGCTAGTAAATATAGTAAGGCAGTAGAATTTGCGTTTGTTACTAGACCAAGATTTACGTTTCTTGATATTGCACATCATGCTAGGTTGCCAATAATCGAAAATATATGA
- a CDS encoding pentapeptide repeat-containing protein — protein sequence MKHYIKHIFTILIIYALFLNTNVCFANTTNQDQNEPINQENFFTVKRTPYTKEDFVSFIIKCHAKGIPLDFKKEFGNNLSGADFSDLDLRGSVFNNVNLLHANFTRANLSNSTFIDANMQGASFINANFSKSNIKNSNLNFANFTSADLQKTTITQSKINNTNFSNSDMRYSTLTEINGLLTNFSETELTLVSIFNSRIEKANFHDIEGENIVIQNCNLSNSNFFGANLHNSKIQFSNLTNTILYGVNLDSSDMTGSNLSNSNMEVSNISSANFHNANLSNTNMHLVDAHYTNLNNTNLHKVRMSNATLVGVNLNNAILSNADLSNADLSNVSIEESDMQEVLLNSTNITKSNMKYAILNNATINNTIFSNSDLTMVLIKNSKWNNSTIYSSKLTSAVIDNNTIKNGTYDKVNATNTLWSNSTIEDSNISNSNLEFAIFNNNKIYKVSFFTNNLESAKINNSNIVGSSIHRNILTNFLINDCDIENTIIINNKNFLLKNLANQAITSIKDLQNAITNNKEFNVNFSNFDFRKINLNNANFSNSILKNANFSGLHLENVNFSNTNLQSSHFENSQLKNVDFSNANLENADLSYSKLNEINTYKTNLRHVKTGYTNQK from the coding sequence ATGAAACATTACATAAAACATATCTTTACAATTTTAATAATATATGCTCTATTTTTGAATACTAATGTATGTTTTGCTAATACTACCAATCAAGATCAAAATGAACCCATAAACCAAGAAAACTTCTTTACTGTAAAGCGTACCCCATATACTAAAGAAGATTTTGTAAGCTTTATAATAAAATGTCATGCTAAAGGAATACCTTTAGACTTTAAAAAAGAATTTGGTAATAATCTATCTGGAGCAGACTTTAGTGATCTAGATCTTCGAGGATCAGTATTTAATAATGTAAACCTACTACACGCAAATTTCACTAGAGCTAATCTATCCAACTCTACTTTTATAGATGCTAATATGCAAGGAGCATCCTTTATCAATGCAAACTTCAGTAAATCTAATATAAAAAACTCAAACTTAAATTTTGCTAACTTTACATCTGCAGATCTGCAAAAAACCACAATTACACAATCAAAGATTAATAATACAAATTTCAGTAATTCAGATATGCGTTATTCCACCTTAACAGAAATAAATGGATTACTCACAAATTTTTCTGAAACAGAATTAACACTAGTCTCAATATTCAACTCTAGAATAGAAAAAGCAAATTTTCACGATATTGAAGGTGAAAATATAGTAATTCAAAATTGTAACTTATCAAATTCAAATTTCTTTGGAGCAAATTTACATAACTCAAAAATTCAATTTTCAAATTTAACAAATACTATCTTATATGGCGTAAACTTAGATTCATCAGACATGACAGGAAGCAATTTAAGTAACAGTAATATGGAAGTATCAAACATTTCTTCTGCAAATTTTCACAATGCTAACTTAAGTAATACAAACATGCACCTCGTAGATGCCCATTATACTAACCTTAACAACACAAATTTACACAAAGTACGTATGAGTAATGCAACACTAGTTGGAGTGAATTTAAATAATGCTATACTATCCAATGCAGATTTAAGCAACGCAGATTTAAGTAACGTCAGCATAGAAGAATCAGACATGCAAGAAGTTCTTCTTAACTCCACTAATATCACAAAATCAAATATGAAGTATGCTATTTTAAATAATGCAACCATCAACAATACAATTTTTTCAAATTCTGACCTCACAATGGTATTAATAAAAAATTCAAAATGGAATAACTCTACCATCTATTCAAGTAAATTGACTTCTGCAGTTATAGATAATAACACCATTAAAAATGGCACATATGATAAAGTAAATGCAACAAATACACTATGGTCTAACTCAACAATAGAAGATAGCAATATAAGTAACAGCAACCTTGAGTTCGCAATATTTAATAATAATAAAATATACAAAGTCAGCTTTTTCACTAATAATTTAGAGTCTGCAAAGATAAACAATTCAAATATAGTTGGATCTAGCATTCATAGAAATATTCTCACTAATTTTCTAATTAATGATTGTGATATTGAAAATACAATTATTATCAATAATAAGAACTTCCTTTTAAAAAACCTTGCTAACCAAGCAATAACATCTATTAAAGATTTACAGAATGCTATAACAAACAATAAAGAATTTAATGTCAATTTTTCCAATTTTGACTTCAGAAAAATAAACTTAAATAATGCAAATTTCTCAAATTCTATATTAAAGAATGCAAACTTTTCAGGTTTACACCTAGAAAATGTCAATTTCTCTAATACGAATTTACAATCTTCCCATTTTGAAAATTCACAGCTTAAAAATGTAGATTTTTCCAATGCCAATTTAGAGAATGCAGATTTATCTTACAGTAAATTAAATGAAATTAATACATACAAAACAAATTTACGGCATGTAAAAACTGGCTATACTAATCAGAAATAA
- a CDS encoding SURF1 family protein produces the protein MWLRLIVVFIIPFSTMVFLGTWQIFRLKEKIDIITTMQAPPTKLLSYDLVKQSYKSIKVNGAFDNDHLFFVFAGRLGYYVLQPFHLSDGKYILVNKGTVLDKMSKFEVLNATQLDIQGILYCDSYKKIGWFVKNDIDANVWFWFDIKNMMKQIKIPLESCIIWADNTVAFDGITANVPLKIRNDHLEYIVTWYLLALIWLIGYICLCCYK, from the coding sequence ATGTGGTTAAGGCTAATTGTTGTTTTTATTATTCCCTTTTCTACAATGGTTTTTCTTGGTACGTGGCAAATATTTAGGCTGAAGGAAAAAATCGATATTATTACCACTATGCAAGCTCCACCCACTAAATTATTATCTTATGATTTAGTAAAACAGAGTTATAAAAGTATAAAAGTAAATGGAGCTTTTGATAATGATCATCTGTTTTTTGTTTTTGCTGGAAGGTTAGGTTATTATGTATTGCAACCGTTTCATTTGAGTGATGGTAAGTATATATTAGTGAACAAAGGTACAGTGTTAGATAAGATGAGCAAATTTGAAGTTCTTAATGCTACTCAGCTTGATATTCAGGGAATTCTGTATTGTGATAGTTATAAAAAAATCGGGTGGTTTGTTAAAAATGATATTGATGCTAATGTTTGGTTCTGGTTCGATATAAAAAATATGATGAAGCAAATTAAAATTCCTTTGGAGAGTTGTATAATATGGGCTGATAATACAGTGGCTTTTGATGGTATAACGGCTAATGTTCCACTAAAAATTAGAAATGATCATCTTGAATATATTGTTACTTGGTATTTATTAGCATTGATATGGCTAATAGGTTATATATGTTTATGTTGTTATAAATGA
- a CDS encoding cbb3-type cytochrome c oxidase subunit I, with the protein MSYINNYNIKLCRKWLLLGISALAISGLLSIFVILLRLPISKFFITDVDKVFDTSLVIHVNLSVLVWASSIISIISSLIISTNKYAKCFKYLCYFAFIGTFLMVLSVLFPNADPIKNNYIPVINNLCFLLGLSTFIISILFYSILSTKCHNLHIPQGISLGVHGISIILICAILCFTMSYYTIHTTNDLHIMSFYENIFWGGGHILQIAFSQALLIVYFIMLGTSNKLLNTNVINIIFIINTSSAIIGPIIYIYHPADSQFTMDFFTWHMRILGGIIPAFLFILTLFNFKTLLKYNYHSLLCTTLLFSYGGILGILSIHGNVTIPAHYHGSIVGMTLVFMGFIYWLLPKLNFGSTNSFYVNLQIYIYSLGQLLHITGLEWLGGYGALRKVTYLPDTASKIAKYCFTIGGLMAIIGGCLFVIIVLLQTRKKLNSTS; encoded by the coding sequence ATGTCTTACATAAATAACTATAATATAAAATTATGTCGTAAGTGGTTATTATTAGGTATATCTGCTTTAGCAATATCTGGACTCTTATCTATATTTGTTATTTTGCTTAGACTTCCTATATCAAAATTTTTCATTACAGACGTAGATAAAGTTTTTGACACATCATTAGTAATACATGTAAATTTATCAGTACTAGTATGGGCATCCTCAATTATTTCTATAATATCAAGTTTAATAATTTCCACCAATAAGTACGCAAAATGTTTCAAATATCTATGTTACTTTGCATTTATTGGTACATTCCTAATGGTGCTATCTGTCCTTTTTCCTAATGCAGACCCGATAAAAAACAATTATATTCCAGTGATAAACAACCTATGTTTTTTATTAGGATTATCAACATTCATTATAAGCATACTCTTCTACTCAATATTATCAACCAAATGTCACAACTTACATATCCCTCAAGGCATATCATTGGGAGTACACGGTATTTCAATAATACTCATATGTGCTATCTTATGTTTCACTATGTCTTACTATACAATACATACAACCAATGATTTACACATCATGTCTTTTTATGAAAATATATTTTGGGGAGGAGGACATATACTGCAAATAGCTTTCAGCCAAGCATTACTAATAGTATATTTCATTATGTTAGGAACAAGTAACAAGTTACTGAACACAAATGTAATCAATATTATATTTATAATAAATACTTCATCAGCTATTATAGGACCTATTATATACATATATCACCCCGCTGATTCTCAATTTACGATGGATTTTTTTACATGGCACATGCGTATTCTGGGAGGAATAATACCCGCATTTTTATTCATCTTGACACTATTCAATTTCAAAACATTATTAAAATACAATTACCATAGTTTACTATGTACAACTTTACTATTTAGCTATGGTGGTATACTAGGAATACTAAGTATTCATGGGAATGTAACAATACCTGCACATTATCATGGATCTATTGTTGGAATGACTCTGGTATTCATGGGGTTCATTTACTGGCTTTTACCAAAATTGAATTTCGGGAGTACAAATAGCTTTTATGTTAATCTTCAAATTTACATATACAGCTTAGGTCAACTTTTACATATAACTGGATTAGAATGGTTAGGTGGATACGGAGCTCTAAGAAAAGTAACATACTTACCTGACACAGCATCAAAAATTGCAAAGTACTGTTTTACAATTGGTGGACTTATGGCCATCATTGGTGGATGTTTGTTCGTAATAATAGTGCTATTACAAACTCGTAAGAAACTTAATTCGACATCATAA
- the pgsA gene encoding CDP-diacylglycerol--glycerol-3-phosphate 3-phosphatidyltransferase, translating into MVGYFRRALPNLLTIFRIFAIPAIVCSFYIGDNNSNYIAFIIFIFACITDFFDGYLARIWQTQSKFGKLFDPIADKLIVAAAVIMLIYIGKITGLTIIPVVVIICREILISGLREFLISMSVELPVIKVGKVKTFIQMSAIAMLMLNDSVILYIGEMILYLAAVLTMYSAYLYICVALKHI; encoded by the coding sequence ATGGTTGGTTATTTTAGAAGGGCTTTGCCTAATTTGTTAACTATATTTAGAATATTTGCGATTCCTGCAATAGTATGTAGCTTTTATATTGGTGATAATAACTCAAATTACATTGCATTTATTATTTTTATTTTTGCATGTATTACAGATTTTTTTGATGGTTATTTAGCACGTATATGGCAGACACAATCTAAATTTGGCAAGCTATTCGATCCAATTGCTGATAAACTTATTGTAGCTGCAGCTGTGATTATGTTGATTTATATTGGTAAAATTACAGGGCTAACTATTATTCCTGTAGTTGTGATAATTTGTAGAGAGATTTTGATTTCTGGCTTAAGAGAATTTTTGATTTCTATGAGTGTTGAACTTCCTGTTATTAAGGTAGGAAAGGTCAAAACATTTATACAGATGTCTGCTATTGCTATGTTAATGTTAAATGATAGTGTAATATTATACATTGGTGAAATGATACTATATTTGGCAGCTGTGTTAACTATGTATTCTGCATATCTTTATATTTGTGTAGCTCTAAAACATATATAA
- the purH gene encoding bifunctional phosphoribosylaminoimidazolecarboxamide formyltransferase/IMP cyclohydrolase → MKIKRAIISVYNKINIIELAKFLIEQKVEIIATTSTYKTLLDAGLQATEISDYTNFPEIMGGRVKSLHPKIHGGILSNRNTHAAEALNLGIHDIDLVVVNLYPFSQIANIKTSTENEIIEQIDIGGVTLLRSGAKNFHNVTVISDINDYDTLKTEMINNQNSTTLTYRKHLATKAFAITSAYDSNIYNWISKDSNDILPETFIIHGTKVQTLRCGENPHQKGAFYSSSENKYPLEQLHGKELSYNNIVDIESAVNIVAEFTQPAAVIIKHSNPCGAAIADDITTAYNKAFSCDPKSSFGGIVALNREINEDIAQEINKIFIEVVIGPSITDKAMEIIQKKKNVRVILSTEYNSPKYIIKNVSNGFLLQESNTNQISKEDLIQVTNFPVSDETISNLLFAWKVCKYVKSNAIVIAKDHRAVGVGAGQMSRVDSLEIAIKKALDCTGAVLASDAFFPFTDSILLSASVNISAIIQPGGSLRDQEVIEEANNKKIAMFFTNIRNFYH, encoded by the coding sequence ATGAAAATAAAAAGAGCAATTATATCTGTATATAATAAAATAAATATCATAGAACTTGCAAAATTTCTAATTGAACAAAAGGTAGAGATTATTGCAACAACTAGCACCTATAAAACTTTATTGGATGCAGGATTACAAGCAACAGAGATATCTGATTATACAAATTTTCCAGAAATAATGGGTGGTAGAGTAAAGAGTCTACATCCAAAAATTCATGGGGGGATACTAAGTAACCGCAATACACACGCTGCAGAAGCTCTAAACTTAGGGATACATGATATAGATTTAGTTGTTGTAAATTTATATCCCTTCTCTCAAATTGCAAATATTAAAACTTCAACCGAAAACGAGATAATAGAACAAATAGATATAGGAGGAGTCACTTTACTAAGATCTGGTGCAAAGAACTTTCATAATGTCACAGTAATATCAGATATCAATGACTATGATACATTAAAAACAGAAATGATTAATAATCAAAATTCCACAACTTTAACATATAGGAAACACCTAGCCACTAAGGCCTTTGCTATCACTTCAGCTTATGACAGTAATATATATAATTGGATAAGCAAAGATAGTAATGATATTTTACCTGAAACATTTATTATACATGGAACAAAGGTACAAACTCTCAGGTGTGGAGAAAATCCACATCAAAAAGGTGCATTTTACAGTAGCTCGGAAAATAAATATCCTCTGGAACAACTACACGGAAAAGAGTTAAGTTATAATAATATAGTAGACATAGAGTCTGCTGTAAATATAGTAGCAGAATTTACACAACCAGCAGCAGTAATTATAAAGCATAGTAATCCTTGTGGTGCAGCCATTGCCGACGACATCACAACTGCATATAACAAGGCTTTTTCTTGTGACCCGAAAAGTAGCTTTGGCGGTATTGTTGCACTAAACAGAGAAATTAACGAAGACATAGCACAAGAAATAAACAAAATCTTCATTGAAGTAGTAATTGGTCCATCAATTACAGACAAAGCAATGGAAATCATACAAAAGAAGAAAAATGTACGTGTTATACTATCTACAGAATATAACTCACCAAAATATATAATTAAAAATGTCAGTAATGGATTCTTGCTACAAGAAAGTAATACAAATCAGATATCAAAGGAAGACTTAATACAAGTTACAAACTTTCCAGTATCAGATGAGACCATTTCTAATCTACTATTTGCATGGAAAGTATGTAAATATGTAAAATCTAATGCAATTGTCATCGCAAAAGATCATCGTGCAGTTGGAGTTGGAGCTGGTCAAATGAGTCGTGTTGATAGCCTTGAAATTGCAATAAAGAAAGCCCTGGATTGCACAGGAGCAGTTTTAGCATCCGATGCATTCTTCCCTTTCACAGACAGTATATTACTAAGTGCATCTGTGAACATAAGTGCAATAATCCAACCTGGAGGATCACTACGAGACCAAGAAGTAATAGAAGAAGCAAATAATAAAAAGATTGCCATGTTTTTTACTAACATTAGAAATTTTTATCACTGA